AAGGGTCATCATGTATATCAATCAATGATAAAATAATTGTTTCTGCAGTGATAGCTAACAATAATTTCACGATAGAAATGCGTTGAAACATTTTTACAAATTCTGCTTTTGGATGTATGCTGAGCATTGCCCACTCAATTAAAAAGGTGGCAAAAAAACCAAGATACCAAGCTGTGTATTTGCCCTCAAGCCCCCAATAATTATAGAAAGAATGACCCAAGCCACCTGCCATAAAGCTCACGCCAAAAATGATAAAAAACCATTTCCACGTGAATGAGAATTGATTATTCCGATAGCTATCGGTAGAAAGACGAATGACACGATACGCCAAAAAAAGAGAAACCAAAAAAAGAAAAGTATCTCCGATTAATGCATTTGGTTCAACTAAATGAAAGCCGAATAAATCAAATTCAACTTTTTCAAAATCCTTGCCTATCAACATCTATTATTCACTTTTTTCTGCGAATTTATGCAATGATTTTAAAATGATTTTTTCTACCAGCATAGGATAACGCGGCTGTAAAAATTTATTCAATTTGCCAATTCCGGTTAGCGTGGTAATGAATTTACGACGTACAATATTCTTCCGCACCGCTTCAGCCACCTGCTGTGTGGATTGCACTTTTGATTTAGCACGATCTTTTAAAATTTTCATAGAACCATCAGCAGCTATGGTTTCTTTATTGTGTTCAATTTCTGTTACTCCAACAAAAATTAAACCTACATGAATTCCATTGGCATGCTCTTCAATACGAATAGATTCAGCAATTGCTCTCAAAGCCATTTTAGAAGAACAATAAGCCGATAAAAACGGTAAGCCCCTGATGCCGGCAAGACTCGAAATAAAAACAATACTCCCTTTAGTTTTTCGCAGATGTGGGATAGCAGGAATAGTTGGATTTACAACGCCGTACACATTACTTTCAAACACGGTTTTAAAAACTTCAGGATTTAAATCGGCAACATTTCCACGCATAGAAACCCCCACGTTGTTCACCAAAATATCTAATCGTCCAAATTTATCAATCGCTGCATCAATGAGTCGTTTGCCCTCAGCAACAATTGAAACATCACAACACATACTGATTACATGCTCATGAATTTTTTTTATTTCAGCCATTGTTTCATCTAAACGTTGCTGGTTACGCCCGTTAAGAACAATGAATGCACCCTGCTTAGCCAAATCAATGGCAATAGCCTTTCCAATGCCTCTGCTGGAACCTGTTATTACAGCAACTTTTCCGTTCATTTTCTTTTGTAATTAGTCGCCGGATTATATTTCAGCGAGGTAAAACAATTGGTCCATGCCATTGCAACGTGTACTAAAATTGCAATCCACAATGTTCCGGATGCCAGTGTCAGCAAACATAACACCAGGCCAAGCGGTGCTGCCCCAATCGTTTCGTCAAGCCCTTTAGGAATATGCGTTGCAGAATAAAGTGCAATATTCACTCCAATGGCCGGCCACAAACCAATGACCTCAACCAAGGGAAAAAATAAAATTCCTCTGAATAAAAATTCATAACCGAATAAATAAACGAACCAACCAACAGCGGCCATAATCACGGTTCGGCGTGTCCAAATTTTTGATCTGATTTGCGGATAATTAGGCCAGTTTTTTTCTTTTTTTGCACTGAAAAAAGCCAATGGAACAACAAGTAAGCATAGGCCACAAATCCATACCAGAGAGAAAAAAGCAGTGTCACCATTCCATCCTAAACCATACATTTCTAGATTGTATTCAGGAACCAAAATCAAACAAGTTACCGCAGCAAGCACGCCCATAGAGAAAAAGCCAAACACTTTTGAAAAGAAAATATGTCTGAGAGATGCTTCATCTGCCTCATACTTGGTGTAGAACCATTTTTTAATGCGTGGTGATGCAGCAACAAACCAATACAAGGTGAAGGTTACTAAACTGACAATCACGGACACAAATACTTTCATATCTGAAGAAGAAAATGAAAGATCTAAAGCAATATATTCAAATGACATAGTAAATTATTTTTTTGTCAGATAACCATTTTCTCTGAACCAGGCAATGGCATCTTGAAAGGCAATATCAATATTGGTTTGAGGCATATTCAATTCACGAACGGCTTTTGCAGATGAGTAATAGTGATCACCCACTGAAAGGCGCGCAATTTGATAAGTAATTGCTGGGCGATATTTGAAAATTTTAGCACCAAAAGAATTCAATGCTCCTACCCCAACAACTACAAATTTTGGCATGCGAATACGGGGTGGTTTTACACCAAGGATGGATGCAATTTTTCTAAACGCATCACCATAATTTAAATTTTCATGTCCGAGAATGTATGACTCACCGCTTTTACCCATGGTAATTGCATTGGCAATAGCAACAGCAACATCTTTTACATAGACATAATTTTTTCCGCCGTTAGTATATCCCGGTACTTTACCATTGTACACTCCAAGAATAAGTGCGCCAGAACTTGGTCTTGAATCATAAGGTCCAATCATGAAAGTAGGATTACCAATCACTGCATTCAAACCATGATCACGCACGGCTTCAAGAATTAGATCACTGGCACGTTTTTTTGAATCCATATAATCTAAGCCGAACTGATCACCGGTGTATGGATTTTTTTCAGTCCCCGGTTGATCAATTGGACCCGGTGCAAATGAGTTTGCCGTACCAACCGCAATTAATTTTTTAACCTTGTTGGCAAGACAGGCGTCAATGATATTTTTAGTACCATCTATATTTACTTTATTGATTATTTCAGCACGCGGTGGATATACACTGGTGTTTGCGGCACAGTGTATCACAACATCAGCACCTGCAATAATTTCTTTCAACTTTGCTGGTTCCAACAGATTTCCCTGAACAAATTTTGCCGGAAGGGAACTAATTGTTGGGGCCACTTTGTCGGTCTCAGTCATGGCAGTAATCTCATATCCTCTGGCAATTAACTCACGTAGTAAATTACTGCCCAGTAATCCATCAGGACCAGTGACAAATACCTTAGCATTCTCGGGTTTATTGGTCATAGCTTGCACGTAACGAGCTGAAAATAATTTCCAGCAAAGCTGTAAAGATAGTGCAAAACTAATTTTCGGGTTGAATTGCCCTCAATTCATTTGAGAAAGAAGTTCCTCTTTTACTGGAATTGTGCTGATATCAGGGAGTTGACAGTCAGTAGACACCCGCTGAAAGAGTAGCAAGAAGCTGTGACACAAAAAACTTTAGTTGATATTTCTTCCAATGCGAATTTCAGCGGTGTGATAAGGAATCTGAAAAATGCACCCAGAAGATGTTTGCAGATAACACATTACATACTAAAATTCATTATTGATCTATGATTAAATAATAGATTTCTG
This genomic stretch from Crocinitomicaceae bacterium harbors:
- a CDS encoding SDR family oxidoreductase is translated as MNGKVAVITGSSRGIGKAIAIDLAKQGAFIVLNGRNQQRLDETMAEIKKIHEHVISMCCDVSIVAEGKRLIDAAIDKFGRLDILVNNVGVSMRGNVADLNPEVFKTVFESNVYGVVNPTIPAIPHLRKTKGSIVFISSLAGIRGLPFLSAYCSSKMALRAIAESIRIEEHANGIHVGLIFVGVTEIEHNKETIAADGSMKILKDRAKSKVQSTQQVAEAVRKNIVRRKFITTLTGIGKLNKFLQPRYPMLVEKIILKSLHKFAEKSE
- a CDS encoding NAD-dependent epimerase/dehydratase family protein; amino-acid sequence: MTNKPENAKVFVTGPDGLLGSNLLRELIARGYEITAMTETDKVAPTISSLPAKFVQGNLLEPAKLKEIIAGADVVIHCAANTSVYPPRAEIINKVNIDGTKNIIDACLANKVKKLIAVGTANSFAPGPIDQPGTEKNPYTGDQFGLDYMDSKKRASDLILEAVRDHGLNAVIGNPTFMIGPYDSRPSSGALILGVYNGKVPGYTNGGKNYVYVKDVAVAIANAITMGKSGESYILGHENLNYGDAFRKIASILGVKPPRIRMPKFVVVGVGALNSFGAKIFKYRPAITYQIARLSVGDHYYSSAKAVRELNMPQTNIDIAFQDAIAWFRENGYLTKK
- a CDS encoding CPBP family intramembrane metalloprotease; its protein translation is MSFEYIALDLSFSSSDMKVFVSVIVSLVTFTLYWFVAASPRIKKWFYTKYEADEASLRHIFFSKVFGFFSMGVLAAVTCLILVPEYNLEMYGLGWNGDTAFFSLVWICGLCLLVVPLAFFSAKKEKNWPNYPQIRSKIWTRRTVIMAAVGWFVYLFGYEFLFRGILFFPLVEVIGLWPAIGVNIALYSATHIPKGLDETIGAAPLGLVLCLLTLASGTLWIAILVHVAMAWTNCFTSLKYNPATNYKRK